One genomic window of Nakamurella panacisegetis includes the following:
- a CDS encoding 50S ribosomal protein L25/general stress protein Ctc, whose protein sequence is MSEVRLSAESRTEFGKGFARRIRKVGKIPAVLYGHGTEPRHLALVAREFAHAIKGGANTVLTLDLPGGEELALAKSVVKHPLRDYFEHVDLIIVKRGEKVTVDIPITLVGDAAPGSTVLTETNYLSIEVEALHIPQHLEVSLDGLAIGSQVLASQVVLPEGATLVSDPDTLVVAVSVVEEADSGEEAEAAATAEPAEEA, encoded by the coding sequence GTGTCCGAGGTCCGCCTCTCCGCCGAGTCCCGCACCGAGTTCGGCAAGGGCTTCGCCCGCCGCATCCGCAAGGTCGGCAAGATCCCCGCCGTCCTGTACGGCCACGGCACCGAGCCCCGCCACCTGGCGCTGGTCGCTCGCGAGTTCGCCCACGCCATCAAGGGCGGCGCCAACACCGTGCTGACCCTGGATCTGCCGGGCGGCGAGGAGCTGGCCCTGGCCAAGTCCGTCGTCAAGCACCCGCTGCGCGACTACTTCGAGCACGTCGACCTGATCATCGTCAAGCGTGGCGAGAAGGTCACCGTCGACATCCCGATCACCCTGGTGGGCGACGCGGCCCCGGGCTCCACCGTGCTGACCGAGACCAACTACCTGTCGATCGAGGTCGAGGCCCTGCACATCCCGCAGCACCTCGAGGTCTCGCTCGACGGACTGGCGATCGGTTCGCAGGTGCTCGCCTCGCAGGTCGTGCTCCCCGAGGGCGCGACGCTGGTCAGCGATCCCGACACCCTGGTCGTCGCCGTCTCCGTGGTCGAGGAGGCCGACAGCGGCGAGGAAGCCGAGGCGGCCGCCACGGCGGAGCCGGCCGAAGAGGCCTGA
- the pth gene encoding aminoacyl-tRNA hydrolase has protein sequence MTTPFVTPDQVLIIGLGNPGPAYAGNRHNIGAMVADVLAARFSGRFKSHKAGADVAEGRLAGARVVVAKPRSYMNLSGGPTAGLARFFKIPPTDVIVVHDELDLPPSVVRVKQGGGEGGHNGLKSISAALGTKDYLRVRCGIGRPPGRMDPADYVLRDFTAAERKELPVDLENAADAVESLIRVGLLDTQNRLH, from the coding sequence ATGACGACGCCGTTCGTGACGCCGGACCAGGTGCTGATCATCGGCCTGGGCAACCCCGGACCGGCCTACGCCGGCAACCGGCACAACATCGGGGCCATGGTCGCCGACGTCCTGGCCGCGCGGTTCTCCGGCCGCTTCAAGTCGCACAAGGCGGGCGCCGACGTCGCCGAGGGCCGACTGGCCGGCGCCCGGGTGGTGGTGGCCAAACCCCGTTCGTACATGAATCTCTCCGGCGGCCCGACGGCCGGCTTGGCCCGATTCTTCAAGATCCCGCCGACCGACGTGATCGTCGTCCACGACGAACTGGACCTGCCACCGTCGGTGGTCCGGGTCAAGCAGGGCGGCGGCGAGGGCGGCCACAACGGGCTCAAGTCGATCTCGGCCGCCCTCGGCACCAAGGACTACCTGAGGGTGCGATGCGGCATCGGGCGCCCGCCGGGCCGGATGGACCCGGCCGACTACGTGCTCCGCGACTTCACCGCCGCCGAGCGCAAGGAACTCCCGGTGGACCTGGAGAACGCGGCCGACGCGGTCGAATCACTGATCCGGGTCGGCCTGCTGGACACGCAGAACCGTCTGCACTAG
- a CDS encoding fatty acyl-AMP ligase, translating into MSAFVDALRSAALGDAGMTTGEPRQAVRTGWGEIHQRALGGAAVLAARGLRKGQAVAILAGTPAEVAPAAQSVWLAGGSVTMLHQPTARTKLEHYAAETMRTLTVIDAHLVIVGEPFTELGGLLAGTGIGVVTVAELTAGDPAAAPTVDVTNADPALLQLTSGSTASPKAVRITHGNLWANIEAMCATARLRAEDDVMVSWLPLFHDMGMVGFLTLPMCRGIELVTVTPQDFLGRPLLWPELISKYRGTVTAAPNFAYALTARVLARPTTGAQGSPEPSAASVGRQDRPGEAEGAPPGLDLSSLRFALNGAEPIDVGAVRGFLAAGARFGLSSTAVVCAYGMAEATLGVSFHPWGTPLKVDTVDADALENHRRATPADPEGAGTRSFPVLGPPLPGIEAVAFDEDGVPLGNREVGVLHLRGESITELYLTVDGPRPTRGPGGWLDTGDLGYLVDGEVVVCGRVKDVIIMGGRNIYPTDIERVAEGVDGVRAGNAVAVRWLENGRRESFAVAVESREAADPVAVERISAGVRSAVTAAIGARPALVAVLPVGTLPKTPSGKLQRSAASALLV; encoded by the coding sequence ATGAGCGCTTTTGTGGACGCCCTGCGCAGTGCTGCGCTGGGGGATGCCGGGATGACGACCGGAGAGCCGCGTCAGGCCGTCCGCACGGGATGGGGGGAGATCCATCAGCGTGCGCTGGGCGGCGCGGCGGTGCTGGCCGCCCGGGGTCTGCGGAAGGGACAGGCGGTGGCGATCCTGGCCGGTACGCCGGCCGAGGTGGCCCCCGCGGCCCAGTCGGTCTGGCTGGCCGGCGGATCGGTGACGATGCTGCACCAGCCGACCGCCCGTACCAAGCTGGAGCACTACGCGGCGGAGACGATGCGCACGCTCACGGTGATCGACGCCCACCTGGTCATCGTCGGGGAGCCGTTCACCGAGCTGGGCGGTCTGCTCGCCGGTACCGGGATCGGCGTGGTGACGGTAGCGGAGCTCACGGCCGGCGACCCGGCCGCTGCGCCCACGGTGGACGTCACGAACGCGGATCCGGCCCTGCTGCAACTGACCTCCGGTTCGACCGCGTCCCCCAAGGCGGTGCGGATCACCCACGGCAACCTGTGGGCCAACATCGAGGCCATGTGCGCCACCGCCCGCCTGCGGGCGGAGGACGACGTGATGGTGTCGTGGCTGCCGCTGTTCCACGACATGGGCATGGTCGGCTTCCTGACCCTGCCGATGTGCCGCGGCATCGAACTGGTCACCGTCACACCGCAGGACTTCCTGGGCCGCCCGCTGCTGTGGCCGGAGTTGATCAGCAAGTACCGCGGGACGGTGACCGCCGCTCCGAACTTCGCCTACGCCCTGACCGCTCGCGTGCTGGCCCGGCCAACGACCGGGGCGCAGGGGTCGCCCGAGCCATCGGCGGCGTCGGTGGGTAGGCAGGACCGACCGGGTGAGGCCGAGGGTGCGCCCCCCGGACTCGACCTGTCCAGCCTGCGGTTCGCCCTCAACGGCGCCGAACCGATCGACGTCGGGGCCGTGCGCGGCTTCCTGGCCGCGGGGGCGCGGTTCGGGTTGTCGTCGACCGCGGTGGTCTGCGCCTACGGCATGGCCGAGGCCACCCTCGGGGTGTCGTTCCATCCGTGGGGGACACCGCTGAAGGTCGACACCGTCGATGCCGACGCGCTGGAAAATCACCGGCGGGCGACGCCGGCCGATCCGGAAGGCGCCGGAACCCGCTCGTTCCCGGTCCTGGGTCCGCCGCTGCCCGGGATCGAGGCGGTGGCCTTCGACGAGGACGGCGTGCCGTTGGGGAATCGGGAGGTCGGGGTTCTGCACCTGCGCGGGGAATCGATCACCGAGCTGTACCTGACGGTGGACGGCCCACGCCCGACCCGGGGGCCCGGCGGGTGGCTGGACACCGGCGACCTCGGGTACCTGGTGGACGGCGAGGTCGTCGTCTGCGGCCGGGTGAAGGACGTGATCATCATGGGCGGCCGGAACATCTATCCGACCGACATCGAGCGGGTGGCCGAAGGCGTCGACGGGGTCCGGGCGGGTAACGCGGTGGCCGTCCGCTGGCTGGAGAACGGCCGCCGCGAGTCGTTCGCCGTGGCCGTCGAGTCGCGCGAGGCGGCCGATCCGGTTGCGGTGGAGCGCATCTCGGCCGGCGTTCGATCGGCCGTGACGGCTGCCATCGGCGCCCGCCCGGCTCTGGTCGCGGTCCTGCCGGTCGGCACGCTGCCCAAGACACCGTCGGGCAAGTTGCAGCGATCCGCCGCCTCGGCCCTGCTGGTCTGA
- a CDS encoding ribokinase — translation MTNETRVVVLGSVNMDLVTTTSHLPAPGETVLGGSFSTIPGGKGANQAIAAARAGGTVAFIGAVGDDHFGAALGEALLGAGVNVEQLRHTAGASGIAAIVVDEQAENTIVVVPGANGGVLGLTDADRDVVRGADILLCQLEIPISAVISAAGVAAAADVPVLLNPSPARDLPSDLLDAVTVLVVNEGEAAAIGDDALRSVPHLVITLGRSGARYRGPGTSFEVSAPQVVAIDTTGAGDAFTGALAVAWAAGLDPRAALQRACVAGALATTTPGAGVSAPESDRIDDLVRTTY, via the coding sequence ATGACGAACGAGACCCGGGTCGTCGTCCTCGGTTCGGTGAACATGGACCTGGTCACCACCACGTCGCACCTGCCGGCTCCCGGCGAGACCGTGCTGGGCGGCTCGTTCAGCACCATCCCCGGCGGCAAGGGGGCCAACCAGGCCATCGCCGCGGCACGGGCCGGCGGCACCGTGGCGTTCATCGGAGCGGTCGGGGACGATCATTTCGGTGCGGCTCTCGGAGAAGCGCTGCTGGGGGCCGGCGTGAACGTCGAACAGCTCCGCCACACGGCCGGGGCCAGCGGGATCGCCGCGATCGTGGTCGACGAGCAGGCGGAGAACACCATCGTGGTGGTGCCGGGCGCCAACGGAGGTGTCCTGGGCCTGACCGATGCCGACCGTGACGTCGTCCGCGGAGCCGACATCCTGCTGTGCCAGCTGGAGATCCCCATCAGCGCCGTGATCTCGGCCGCCGGGGTCGCGGCCGCGGCGGACGTCCCGGTCCTGCTCAATCCTTCACCCGCACGGGATCTGCCGTCCGACCTGCTCGACGCGGTCACGGTTCTGGTCGTCAACGAGGGCGAGGCGGCCGCGATCGGGGACGACGCCCTGCGTTCGGTCCCCCACCTCGTCATCACCCTGGGTCGCTCCGGTGCCCGCTATCGCGGCCCGGGCACCTCGTTCGAGGTGTCAGCGCCGCAGGTCGTCGCGATCGACACCACCGGTGCGGGCGACGCCTTCACCGGGGCGCTGGCGGTCGCCTGGGCCGCCGGCCTCGACCCGCGCGCGGCGCTGCAGCGGGCGTGCGTGGCCGGTGCGCTGGCCACCACCACACCCGGCGCCGGTGTCTCCGCACCCGAGTCCGATCGCATCGATGACTTGGTGCGCACCACCTATTGA
- a CDS encoding DUF3311 domain-containing protein: MTQPGEQHPIPTTGASPPVGRGPNALIWRWWNLLLVLPLLMLLTPWFNKDKPRMLGLPFFYWYQLAFVFVGVACVTIVYSATKSRPTSSVPPPSPTTPEEQIGGRA; the protein is encoded by the coding sequence ATGACGCAACCAGGCGAGCAGCATCCCATCCCGACGACCGGCGCGTCACCGCCGGTCGGACGCGGCCCCAACGCCTTGATCTGGCGCTGGTGGAACCTTTTGCTGGTGCTCCCGCTGCTGATGCTCCTGACACCGTGGTTCAACAAGGACAAACCCCGGATGCTCGGACTGCCCTTCTTCTACTGGTACCAACTGGCTTTCGTGTTCGTCGGCGTGGCCTGCGTGACCATTGTCTACAGCGCCACGAAGAGCCGCCCGACGTCGTCCGTGCCTCCACCGTCACCGACGACCCCCGAAGAGCAGATCGGAGGCCGGGCATGA